Within the Pseudomonas orientalis genome, the region TCGGCCTGAGGAACCGCGCGAGTCTTGATCAAACCCAGGTCGGTGCCGCAGTGGGCTTCGGTCAGGCACATGGTGCCGGTCCACTCGCCGGCGGTGAGTTTGTGCAGGTACGTGGCTTTCTGTTCGTCGGTGCCGTGGGCGTGGATCGCCGACATTGCACCATGGGTCAGGCCCGGGTACATGCCCCAGGACGTATTGCTGGAGCCGATCATCTCGCTCAGCACCAGCCCGAGGGACTGCGGCAAACCCTGGCCGCCGTAGGCCGGGTCCGCTGCCACGCCGTGCCATCCGCCTTCCACGTACTGGGCGAAGGCTTGCTTGAAGCCCTTGGGCGTGGTCACGACGCCATTGTCAAAATGGCAGCCCTCCTCGTCGCCGCTGCGATTGAGCGGCGCGAGGACGTTTTCGCAGAACTTCGCGCCTTCTTCGAGAATCGCACTGACCATGTCGGGGCTGGCGTCCGTCGCGCCCAGGGCCGCGTAGTGACCATGGAAATCGAACACGTTATCGATCAGAAAGCGCATGTCGCGCAGGGGAGCTTTGTACTCGGGCATGGCAATGTCTCCGGCGGCAGATGGACTCAACCTACTGCCGGCCAACGCCGCGAACAATCACTGTAGCGCTGCTGAATACAGCACCATTACTCAACCGGCAGCGCTTTGCATGCGCACCGCACCGCGACGGTTCTGCCCGGCCGCGATCACGCAATTGCGCCCGGCGCCCTTGGCGGCGTAGAGCGCCTGATCGGCGCACTTGAGCACTTCTTCAGGACTACGCTGCTCGGCCTGACGCTCGGCCACGCCGATGCTGACCGTCACCGACACACTGGACGCACCACTGGCGGCCCGACGCTGGCGCCCTTGATGGTCGTCATTGGGGCGGTCCGGGTTGCGCAACTTGATCGCATAGGTGGCGATGCTTTCGCGGATCGCCTCCAGGTGCGGCAGGCATTCATCCAGGCTCTTGCCAGCAAACACCACGGCGAACTCTTCACCGCCGTAACGGTAGGCGCGCCCGCCGCCGCTGACCTTGGACAGTTTGCTCGCCACCAGGCGCAACACCTGGTCGCCCACGTCATGGCCGTGGGTATCGTTGAAACGCTTGAAGTGGTCCACATCGCTCATCGCCAACACATAGTTGCGCCCCAGCCGCTGCATGCGTTCGTTCAGGGCGCGGCGGCCCGGCAAGCCGGTCAGCTCATCGCGAAAGGCCATTTGATACGCCTCATGCGCCACACCGGCAGCGATCATCAGCATCACCTGGCTGCACATGATGTTGAGCGTAAACGGCAGGATGAAGGTCTGCGGCAGCATCCAGAACATCCCCAGCAACCCCACCAATTGCGCAGCGTGCAGCGGGCGCGGCTGATACCAGTACTGGGCGGCCAGGGTGATAAAGCCAATCAGAAACATCGGGTATGAAAGCTGGATCAGGCTCATCCACGCGCCATGCAGCGCCGGCCAGCGAATCTCGGCCAACCAGTCCAGCACGCCCTGTGGGTAACGTTGCTCCAGCGCAAATGCCACGCTGCCGACGGCCAACAGCACCGCGCAACGCGCGACGAAGTCACGGAACAGGTGAGTCTTTTCCTGCCACAGCGCGTACACGCTGAACAGCAACGGCAGCAGCAGGCAGCACAGGTGAAACACGACAGCGGCGTCTTCGCGCACGCGGCCATTGTCGCGGTAGAAATCGGTCTGGGTGTCCAGCAGGAAATAGACGACGTACACCGTGATCATCAGGAACAACTCACGCTGGCGCCGATACACCGCGCAGTACGCTCCGCCGAGCAACAGCACCAGGGTCGGCAGCACGTTGAACAGCGAGGTGAAGAAAACGTTGAGGTCCTTGAGATAGGCAGCCGAGAGCCCGGCCAGCAATAGCAGCAACGAGGGTAGGAAATGACTGAAGCGTACAGCGGACACGCGTAACAAGGGGTAGAACTCCGACCGCAAAAAATAGTGGCATAGTGCTTCTACACAACCAGTTAAACACAACCAGTCCGCCCTGTATCACATTGCCATCACTGTAACGGCACGCTTGATCAAACCCTTAGCGCCAGCGCGCATTTTTCGGATCGGCACAGAACGCATGTGGGAGGGGGCTTGCTCCCGATGGCGGTAATTGAGCGACACTTAAGTGACTGACCCACCGTCATCGGGAGCAAGCCCCCTCCCACATTCACCGCATTTCAATGCTTGGTTAGCGGCCTTTACATGCACAAAAAAACCGCTTCCCCGAAAGGAAACGGTTTTTCCGCACCCGGTAAGGCTTAGTAAGCCAGGCCGAAGTCTTCTTCTTTCATGTCCATCAGGTTTTTGGCGCCCGACAGCATGGTCGCTACATGAGTACGGGTACGCGGCAGGATGCGCTGGAAGTAGAAGCGCGCGGTCTGCAGCTTGGCGGTGTAGAACGCCTCTTCGCTGGTGCCGGCGGCCAGTTTCTCGGCGGCCAGGCGTGCCATGTCGGCCCAGAAGTAAGCCAGGCACGCGTAACCGGAGTACATCAGGTAGTCCACCGAGGCGGCACCCACTTCTTCACGGTCTTTCATCGCGGCCATGCCGACCTTCATGGTCAACTCGCCCCACTCTTTGTTCAGCGCCGCCAGCGGTGCAACGAATTCCTTGACGGCTTCGTTGCCTTCGTTGGCCTGGCAGAACTTGTGCACGATCTTGGTGAAACCCTTGAGCGCTTCGCCCTGGGTCATCAGCACTTTGCGGCCGAGCAGGTCGAGGGCCTGGATACCGG harbors:
- a CDS encoding GGDEF domain-containing protein gives rise to the protein MLRVSAVRFSHFLPSLLLLLAGLSAAYLKDLNVFFTSLFNVLPTLVLLLGGAYCAVYRRQRELFLMITVYVVYFLLDTQTDFYRDNGRVREDAAVVFHLCCLLLPLLFSVYALWQEKTHLFRDFVARCAVLLAVGSVAFALEQRYPQGVLDWLAEIRWPALHGAWMSLIQLSYPMFLIGFITLAAQYWYQPRPLHAAQLVGLLGMFWMLPQTFILPFTLNIMCSQVMLMIAAGVAHEAYQMAFRDELTGLPGRRALNERMQRLGRNYVLAMSDVDHFKRFNDTHGHDVGDQVLRLVASKLSKVSGGGRAYRYGGEEFAVVFAGKSLDECLPHLEAIRESIATYAIKLRNPDRPNDDHQGRQRRAASGASSVSVTVSIGVAERQAEQRSPEEVLKCADQALYAAKGAGRNCVIAAGQNRRGAVRMQSAAG